The Bacteroidota bacterium genome contains a region encoding:
- a CDS encoding DUF4292 domain-containing protein, which produces MSKFKQIANIFLIILIIGSASSCKLQKHLFEIPETPSKALLIVKEVNSAQIPFNNLFLKFSGKLINDESKIGIKGTIKIQKDSLIWISVNPGIGIELARIVLSRDSVKIIDKINSTYYIGDYEYFNRNYKIQIDFFLLQSILLNKYFQYDDTEINSIHKNMIFEETDSNIVCVKIPIDANNQVLASIEGSKILQEIFIDRQLNKITKISIADNFEKKKMNIDYNEFQKVNKLLFPKLINLNISNESNSMDFSLKYSKVVVDKKMRFPFKISKKYKRIY; this is translated from the coding sequence GTGAGTAAATTTAAACAAATAGCAAATATTTTTCTTATAATCTTAATTATAGGTTCTGCCTCATCATGCAAATTGCAGAAGCATTTGTTTGAAATTCCGGAAACTCCATCCAAAGCACTTTTGATAGTTAAAGAAGTAAATTCAGCTCAGATTCCTTTCAATAATTTGTTTTTGAAATTTTCAGGAAAATTGATAAACGATGAATCGAAAATTGGGATAAAAGGAACTATCAAAATTCAAAAAGATAGCCTAATTTGGATTTCAGTCAATCCTGGAATAGGCATAGAGCTGGCTCGAATTGTTTTAAGCCGCGATTCTGTAAAAATTATTGACAAAATAAATTCTACCTATTATATAGGCGATTACGAGTATTTTAATAGAAATTATAAAATACAAATTGACTTTTTTCTACTTCAATCAATTTTGCTGAACAAGTATTTCCAGTACGATGATACAGAAATCAATAGTATTCATAAAAATATGATTTTCGAAGAAACAGATAGTAATATTGTTTGTGTTAAAATTCCAATTGATGCGAATAATCAGGTCTTAGCTTCGATTGAAGGATCAAAAATCCTTCAAGAAATATTTATTGATAGGCAGTTGAATAAAATAACAAAAATATCAATAGCAGATAATTTTGAAAAGAAGAAAATGAATATTGATTATAACGAATTTCAAAAAGTTAATAAATTACTTTTTCCAAAATTGATAAACCTAAATATCAGTAATGAAAGCAATTCGATGGATTTTTCGTTAAAGTATTCAAAAGTTGTGGTCGATAAAAAAATGAGATTTCCTTTTAAAATTTCAAAAAAATATAAACGCATTTATTAA
- a CDS encoding peptidoglycan DD-metalloendopeptidase family protein has product MKARTIYFFALIFAVFFALPDNLFAQNRQDLEKKKQKNQKEIDYTNKLLKQTKKNKSSSLNKLKLLNTKINSRKNQISTINKEIGFIESEIENNGELIETFEKELNSIKENYAKMIYYAYQNSNSYDKLAFILSAEDINQAYKRIKYFQYYTKYRKSQADTIIAMQNELNEKINVLEAKKNKKQTLIYETEDVKDKLYGEKQEQSTVLNQLKSQEKDLKSKIKEKELVAHKLQLEIEKIIAEEARKAAERARLAASKGNSSGKSNFALTPEDKLISDNFGKNKGHLPWPTERGVITGVFGEHPHPVLSGIKIRNNGIDISTTEGSIVRAIFNGTVSKVFMTPDGNQAVIIRHGNYLSVYSNLKDVIVSSGDKISTKQTIGVISTEKKENTTEVHFEIWKNNSKLNPKYWISKT; this is encoded by the coding sequence ATGAAAGCTCGCACTATCTATTTTTTTGCTCTAATATTTGCTGTATTTTTTGCACTTCCAGACAATCTATTCGCCCAAAACAGACAGGATCTTGAAAAGAAAAAACAGAAAAATCAAAAGGAAATTGACTATACCAACAAACTTTTAAAACAAACTAAAAAGAATAAATCCAGTTCATTAAATAAACTGAAACTCCTTAATACAAAAATCAATAGCAGAAAAAATCAAATATCAACCATCAATAAAGAAATTGGATTTATTGAAAGCGAAATCGAAAACAATGGTGAATTAATTGAAACGTTTGAAAAGGAACTTAATTCGATTAAGGAGAATTATGCAAAAATGATTTACTATGCCTATCAAAATTCTAATTCTTATGATAAATTGGCTTTTATCTTGTCGGCAGAAGATATAAATCAGGCATATAAAAGAATAAAATATTTCCAGTATTACACGAAATACCGAAAGTCGCAGGCAGACACTATCATAGCCATGCAAAACGAGTTGAACGAAAAAATCAATGTTTTGGAGGCAAAAAAAAATAAAAAGCAAACTCTAATATATGAAACAGAAGACGTTAAAGACAAACTCTATGGCGAAAAGCAAGAACAATCAACGGTTTTGAATCAGCTAAAGTCTCAAGAAAAAGACCTTAAAAGCAAGATAAAAGAGAAAGAACTGGTTGCGCACAAACTTCAATTAGAAATTGAAAAAATTATTGCAGAAGAGGCACGTAAAGCTGCTGAAAGAGCCAGGTTGGCAGCCTCAAAAGGAAATTCTTCAGGAAAATCAAATTTTGCACTTACGCCAGAAGACAAATTAATTTCCGATAATTTTGGAAAAAACAAAGGACATTTACCATGGCCTACCGAGCGAGGAGTTATAACAGGTGTTTTTGGTGAGCATCCGCATCCGGTTTTGAGTGGAATAAAAATACGGAACAATGGAATTGACATCAGCACAACTGAAGGTTCAATAGTTCGTGCAATTTTCAACGGAACTGTAAGTAAGGTTTTTATGACACCCGATGGAAATCAGGCAGTTATCATACGTCATGGAAATTATCTTAGCGTATATTCTAATTTGAAAGATGTAATTGTGAGTTCCGGAGATAAAATCTCTACCAAACAGACAATAGGTGTAATTAGTACCGAAAAAAAAGAAAATACAACGGAAGTTCATTTTGAAATATGGAAAAATAATTCAAAATTGAATCCCAAATATTGGATTTCAAAAACATGA